From Microbacterium pseudoresistens, the proteins below share one genomic window:
- a CDS encoding phage holin family protein, whose translation MKTWVVRSVALYIFNVVVLLLIGLVLPNVSVGWHALWAAVVLTAVTLFIKPLLSKAFGNATKATSNKTWEKVVQYASVFVVALVIWLLTVLFSGVHVTGWFWGYVIPAIVLLIAWVIYDIIDDRVEAKAGQLYDDVEARLGHASSTASDAAGQAGSVASNAASDATSQARTELKDGLTPEQKRMLDDLN comes from the coding sequence ATGAAAACCTGGGTCGTTCGTTCCGTCGCGTTGTACATCTTCAACGTCGTCGTGCTGCTCCTCATCGGGCTCGTGCTGCCGAACGTGAGCGTCGGCTGGCACGCCCTGTGGGCGGCCGTCGTGCTGACCGCCGTCACGCTCTTCATCAAACCTCTGCTGAGCAAGGCGTTCGGAAACGCTACGAAGGCGACCTCCAACAAGACGTGGGAAAAGGTTGTGCAGTATGCGAGCGTCTTCGTCGTCGCGCTCGTGATCTGGTTGCTCACGGTCTTGTTCAGCGGCGTGCACGTGACGGGCTGGTTCTGGGGGTACGTGATCCCCGCCATCGTGCTGCTGATCGCATGGGTGATCTACGACATCATCGACGACCGCGTCGAGGCCAAGGCTGGTCAGCTCTACGACGACGTGGAGGCGCGACTCGGCCATGCCTCATCGACCGCGTCCGATGCTGCCGGGCAGGCCGGCAGCGTCGCCTCGAACGCCGCCTCGGATGCCACCTCGCAGGCCCGCACGGAGCTGAAGGACGGCCTTACGCCCGAGCAGAAGCGGATGCTCGACGACCTCAACTGA
- a CDS encoding fumarylacetoacetate hydrolase family protein, protein MLDEHTITRLAAELAEADRTHGVIPRITARHPEATVEDSYAIQGVWRDAQQAAGRRLIGRKIGLTSKAMQQATGITEPDYGVMFDDTVYASGAEIPFDHFSNVRIEVELAFMLARPLEGPDCTLDDALAAIDYAVPALEVLNSHIELEGRTIVDTISDNAAYGAMVLGDVRKRPDEIDLRWVSALLHRNGEIEETGVAAGVLGHPATGVAWLANKFSRHGARLEAGELILAGSFTRPMWVSRGDDVLCDYGPMGVIQCRFV, encoded by the coding sequence ATGCTCGATGAGCACACCATCACCCGGCTCGCCGCCGAGCTGGCGGAGGCGGATCGCACGCACGGGGTGATCCCCCGGATCACGGCCCGTCACCCCGAGGCCACGGTCGAGGACTCCTACGCGATCCAGGGCGTCTGGCGCGATGCGCAGCAGGCCGCCGGGCGCCGGCTGATCGGCCGCAAGATCGGGCTCACCTCCAAGGCGATGCAGCAGGCGACGGGCATCACCGAGCCCGACTACGGCGTCATGTTCGACGACACGGTGTACGCGAGCGGCGCCGAGATCCCCTTCGATCACTTCTCGAACGTGCGCATCGAGGTGGAGCTCGCCTTCATGCTCGCGCGCCCCCTCGAGGGCCCCGACTGCACCTTGGACGATGCGCTGGCCGCGATCGACTACGCCGTGCCGGCCCTGGAGGTGCTCAACTCGCACATCGAGCTGGAGGGGCGCACGATCGTCGACACAATCAGCGACAACGCCGCATACGGCGCCATGGTGCTCGGGGACGTGCGCAAGCGCCCGGACGAGATCGACCTGCGCTGGGTCTCGGCGCTGCTGCACCGCAACGGCGAGATCGAGGAGACGGGGGTCGCCGCGGGGGTGCTGGGGCATCCGGCCACGGGCGTGGCGTGGCTGGCGAACAAGTTCTCTCGGCACGGCGCGCGACTGGAGGCCGGCGAGCTGATCCTGGCCGGATCCTTCACCCGCCCGATGTGGGTCTCACGCGGCGACGACGTGCTCTGCGACTATGGCCCGATGGGAGTGATCCAATGCCGTTTCGTCTGA
- the hpaD gene encoding 3,4-dihydroxyphenylacetate 2,3-dioxygenase: MTDREQMTLTSAGYYVSQEAPIVTDNPVATPASAPPDILRCAYMELVVTDLAASREFYVDILGLYVTEEDDQAIYLRSTEEFIHHNLVLRKGPVAAVAAFSYRVRAADDLDKAVAFFTELGCEVRRSEDGFVKGIGDAVRVIDPLGFPYEFFHQTDHVERMSWRYDLHVPGELVRLDHFNQMTPDVPRAVKYMQDLGFRVTEDIQDESGTVYAAWMRRKPTVHDTAMTGGDGPRMHHVCFATHEKHNILAICDKLGALRRSDAIERGPGRHGVSNAFYLYLRDPDGHRVEVYTQDYYTGDPDNPVITWDVHDNQRRDWWGNPVVPSWYTDGSLVLDLDGNPQPVIARTDSSEMAVTVGADGFSYTRRDEREGKLGNQL, translated from the coding sequence ATGACCGACAGAGAGCAGATGACCCTCACCTCCGCGGGCTACTACGTGAGCCAGGAGGCGCCGATCGTCACCGACAACCCCGTCGCGACGCCCGCGAGCGCGCCACCCGACATCCTGCGCTGCGCGTATATGGAGCTCGTCGTCACCGACCTCGCAGCATCCCGCGAGTTCTACGTCGACATCCTCGGGCTGTACGTCACCGAGGAGGACGACCAGGCGATCTACCTGCGCTCCACGGAGGAGTTCATCCACCACAACCTCGTGCTGCGCAAGGGCCCGGTCGCGGCCGTCGCGGCGTTCAGCTACCGTGTGCGCGCGGCGGACGACCTCGACAAGGCGGTGGCCTTCTTCACCGAGCTCGGCTGCGAGGTGCGCCGCAGCGAGGACGGCTTCGTCAAGGGCATCGGCGACGCGGTGCGCGTGATCGACCCGCTGGGCTTCCCCTACGAGTTCTTCCACCAGACCGACCACGTCGAGCGGATGTCGTGGCGCTACGACCTGCACGTCCCCGGCGAGCTCGTGCGTCTGGATCACTTCAACCAGATGACGCCCGACGTCCCGCGGGCTGTGAAGTACATGCAGGACCTGGGCTTCCGCGTCACCGAGGACATCCAGGACGAGTCCGGCACCGTCTACGCGGCTTGGATGCGGCGCAAGCCCACCGTGCACGACACGGCGATGACCGGCGGCGACGGCCCTCGGATGCACCACGTGTGCTTCGCCACGCACGAGAAGCACAACATCCTCGCCATCTGCGACAAGCTCGGGGCCCTGCGCCGCTCCGACGCGATCGAGCGGGGCCCTGGCCGGCACGGCGTCTCCAACGCGTTCTACCTCTACCTGCGCGACCCCGACGGACACCGCGTGGAGGTGTACACGCAGGACTACTACACCGGCGACCCGGACAACCCCGTCATCACCTGGGACGTGCACGACAACCAGCGCCGCGACTGGTGGGGCAACCCCGTCGTGCCCTCGTGGTACACCGACGGCTCGCTCGTGCTCGACCTCGACGGCAACCCGCAGCCGGTCATCGCCCGCACGGACAGCTCGGAGATGGCGGTCACCGTCGGCGCCGACGGCTTCTCCTACACACGCCGCGATGAGCGGGAGGGCAAGCTCGGCAATCAGCTGTAG
- a CDS encoding bifunctional methylenetetrahydrofolate dehydrogenase/methenyltetrahydrofolate cyclohydrolase: MTATILDGKAASAAIRAELTERVAALKQKGIVPGIATVLVGADPASQLYVGMKHRQSEAIGMNSIQRELPADATQEDVERVIDELNADPSCHGYIVQLPLPKHLDTDAILERIDPAKDADGLHPTNLGRLVLNVNAPILTPLPCTPRGVIELLLRNDYDLKGKHVVVVGRGVTIGRPMGLLLTRRDLNATVTQVHTGTPDMTPFLRQADVIVAGAGVKHLIRAEDVKPGAAVLDVGVTREDDPESGKSRVYGDVHPDVAEVAGWLSPNPGGVGPMTVALLMTNVVEAAERTLT; encoded by the coding sequence GTGACCGCGACGATCCTCGACGGCAAGGCGGCGTCGGCGGCCATCCGCGCCGAGCTCACCGAACGGGTCGCGGCGCTGAAGCAGAAGGGCATCGTGCCCGGGATCGCCACGGTGCTCGTGGGAGCCGACCCCGCCTCGCAGCTGTACGTGGGGATGAAGCACCGGCAGTCCGAGGCCATCGGGATGAACTCGATCCAGCGCGAGCTGCCCGCCGATGCCACGCAGGAAGACGTTGAGCGCGTCATCGACGAGCTCAACGCCGATCCGTCATGCCACGGATACATCGTGCAGCTGCCCTTGCCGAAGCACCTCGACACGGATGCGATCCTCGAGCGCATCGATCCCGCCAAGGATGCCGACGGCCTGCATCCCACGAACCTCGGTCGCCTCGTGCTCAACGTGAACGCGCCCATCCTCACCCCGCTGCCGTGCACGCCGCGCGGGGTGATCGAGCTGCTGCTGCGCAACGACTACGACCTGAAGGGCAAGCACGTCGTAGTCGTCGGTCGCGGCGTGACGATCGGGCGGCCGATGGGACTGCTGCTCACCCGGCGCGACCTCAACGCCACGGTGACCCAGGTGCACACCGGCACCCCCGATATGACGCCGTTCCTGCGTCAGGCCGATGTGATCGTCGCCGGTGCGGGGGTCAAGCACCTCATCCGCGCCGAGGACGTGAAGCCCGGTGCCGCGGTGCTGGATGTGGGAGTCACCCGCGAGGATGACCCGGAGAGCGGGAAGAGCCGCGTCTACGGCGACGTGCACCCCGATGTGGCAGAGGTCGCCGGCTGGCTCTCGCCCAACCCCGGAGGCGTGGGCCCGATGACGGTCGCACTGCTCATGACGAACGTCGTCGAGGCCGCCGAACGCACCCTGACATGA
- a CDS encoding beta-N-acetylhexosaminidase → MVFPDPLPLVPFPVSVQRLDGTLPLPATARIAGDDALTALLRDDLAARTGLVLGTAGTASAGDIEVHIDSAVSHDEGYALTVTDRIRIVGHDAAGAYFGTRTLLQLVQADGDAWSVPRLEIEDAPRFAYRGVMLDVARHFFDVDAVKRWIDRASDLKANTLHLHLTDDQGWRLHIDAWPLLTERGAATSALGDPGGFYTKDDIREIVTHAARRHMIVVPEIDLPGHTHAIGLAYPELVEPPVMNDALRADAERLGQPLPVAGEPYLGWGVGHSSVRIGDERVYEFVADVLDETAALFPGPYLHIGGDECLGTDPADFAAFIARATRIAADTGKTPVAWHEAGAVADVAPGTVGQYWGALDPSEAHAADAAHFVAREGALILSPSDAAYLDMKPSADFPLGLTWAGVVDLHRAYGWDPATVVDGIDDSAILGVEAPLWTETVRTPEDADRLAFPRAAAIAEIAWSSPDGPEREWASFRDRVARLAPAWKTAGIRFTPIEEIA, encoded by the coding sequence ATGGTCTTTCCTGATCCGCTGCCGCTCGTCCCGTTCCCCGTGTCGGTGCAGCGTCTCGACGGCACGCTGCCCCTCCCGGCCACCGCACGGATCGCGGGCGACGACGCCCTGACGGCGCTGCTGCGCGACGACCTCGCCGCACGGACCGGACTCGTGCTCGGGACCGCCGGGACGGCATCCGCCGGCGACATCGAGGTGCACATCGATTCCGCCGTCTCACACGACGAGGGCTACGCCCTGACGGTGACCGACCGCATCCGCATCGTGGGGCACGACGCGGCCGGGGCCTACTTCGGCACGCGCACACTGCTGCAGCTCGTGCAGGCCGACGGCGACGCGTGGTCGGTTCCGCGCCTCGAGATCGAGGATGCGCCGCGCTTCGCGTACCGCGGCGTCATGCTCGACGTCGCCCGACACTTCTTCGACGTCGACGCCGTGAAGAGATGGATCGACCGCGCATCCGACCTCAAGGCCAACACGCTGCATCTGCACCTCACCGACGACCAGGGCTGGCGGCTGCACATCGACGCCTGGCCGCTGCTGACCGAGCGCGGCGCGGCGACCTCGGCGCTCGGCGACCCGGGCGGTTTCTACACGAAAGACGATATCCGCGAGATCGTGACGCACGCCGCACGCCGGCACATGATCGTCGTGCCCGAGATCGATCTGCCCGGGCACACCCACGCCATCGGCCTCGCCTATCCCGAGCTCGTCGAGCCGCCGGTCATGAACGACGCGCTCCGGGCGGATGCGGAACGCCTCGGCCAGCCGCTGCCCGTCGCCGGAGAGCCCTACCTCGGCTGGGGCGTCGGGCACTCTTCGGTGCGGATCGGCGACGAGCGCGTGTACGAGTTCGTCGCCGATGTGCTCGACGAGACGGCGGCGCTGTTCCCCGGCCCCTACCTGCACATCGGCGGCGACGAGTGCCTGGGCACCGATCCGGCCGACTTCGCCGCGTTCATCGCACGGGCCACGAGGATCGCGGCGGACACGGGCAAGACGCCGGTCGCCTGGCACGAGGCGGGTGCCGTCGCCGACGTCGCGCCGGGCACCGTCGGCCAGTACTGGGGCGCTCTCGATCCGAGCGAAGCGCACGCCGCCGACGCCGCGCACTTCGTCGCCCGCGAGGGGGCCCTCATCCTCTCCCCCTCTGACGCCGCGTATCTCGATATGAAGCCGTCGGCGGACTTCCCTCTCGGCCTGACATGGGCGGGGGTCGTCGACCTGCACCGCGCGTACGGGTGGGACCCCGCGACTGTCGTCGACGGCATCGACGACAGCGCGATCCTCGGAGTGGAGGCGCCGCTGTGGACCGAGACGGTGCGCACGCCGGAGGATGCGGACCGCCTCGCCTTCCCCCGAGCCGCCGCGATCGCGGAGATCGCCTGGTCCTCCCCCGACGGCCCGGAGCGCGAGTGGGCCTCGTTCCGCGATCGCGTCGCGAGGCTGGCACCGGCGTGGAAGACTGCCGGAATCCGCTTCACCCCGATCGAGGAGATCGCATGA
- the hpaE gene encoding 5-carboxymethyl-2-hydroxymuconate semialdehyde dehydrogenase: MTEARIPTDLPEKIQHYIDGAFVDSVDGGTFEVLEPVTNKTYVHAAAGTKADIDLAVAAARRAFVEGPWPRMLPRERSRVLHRIADIVESRDQRLAELESFDSGLPITQALGQARRAAENFRFFADLIVAQSDDAFKVPGKQLNYVNRKPIGVAGLITPWNTPFMLESWKLGPALATGNTVVLKPAEFTPLSASLWAGIFEEAGLPQGVFNLVNGLGEDAGDALVKHPDVPLISFTGESSTGQLIFGNAAPHLKGLSMELGGKSPAIVFEDADLDLAIDACIFGVFSLNGERCTAGSRILVQRSVYDEFVERYAAQAKRVKVGLPSDPTTEVGALVHPEHFEKVMSYVELGKTEGRLVAGGGRPEGFPEGNFVAPTVFADVPSDARIFQEEIFGPVVAITPFDDWSDALELANNTKYGLAAYVWTNDLKGAHNFAQSIDAGMVWLNSNNVRDLRTPFGGVKASGLGHEGGYRSIDFYTDQQSVHITLGEPHNPTFGKQ, translated from the coding sequence ATGACCGAGGCTCGCATCCCGACAGACCTCCCTGAGAAGATCCAGCACTACATCGACGGCGCATTCGTGGACTCGGTGGACGGCGGCACCTTCGAGGTGCTCGAGCCCGTGACCAACAAGACCTACGTCCATGCCGCCGCGGGCACGAAGGCCGACATCGACCTGGCCGTCGCCGCTGCCCGCCGGGCGTTCGTCGAGGGCCCCTGGCCGCGGATGCTCCCCCGCGAGCGTTCGCGCGTGCTGCACCGGATCGCCGACATCGTCGAATCCCGCGATCAGCGGCTCGCCGAGCTGGAGAGCTTCGACTCCGGCCTGCCGATCACGCAGGCGCTGGGTCAGGCGCGTCGCGCCGCCGAGAACTTCCGCTTCTTCGCCGACCTCATCGTGGCGCAGTCCGACGATGCGTTCAAGGTTCCGGGCAAGCAGCTCAACTACGTCAACCGCAAGCCGATCGGCGTCGCAGGCCTCATCACGCCGTGGAACACGCCGTTCATGCTCGAGTCGTGGAAGCTGGGGCCCGCTCTGGCCACCGGCAACACCGTCGTGCTCAAGCCCGCCGAGTTCACGCCGCTGTCGGCCTCGCTGTGGGCGGGCATCTTCGAAGAGGCCGGGCTCCCGCAGGGTGTGTTCAACCTCGTGAACGGCCTCGGTGAAGACGCCGGTGACGCCCTTGTTAAGCATCCGGACGTGCCGCTCATCTCGTTCACGGGCGAGAGCTCGACCGGACAGCTCATCTTCGGCAACGCCGCGCCGCACCTGAAGGGGCTGTCGATGGAGCTGGGCGGCAAGAGCCCGGCGATCGTCTTCGAGGACGCCGACCTCGACCTCGCCATCGACGCGTGCATCTTCGGCGTCTTCTCGCTCAACGGTGAGCGCTGCACGGCCGGGTCGCGCATCCTCGTGCAGCGCTCGGTGTACGACGAGTTCGTGGAGCGCTACGCCGCGCAGGCGAAGCGCGTGAAGGTCGGGCTCCCGAGTGATCCGACGACCGAGGTCGGCGCACTCGTGCATCCCGAGCACTTCGAGAAGGTCATGTCGTACGTCGAACTCGGCAAGACCGAGGGGCGGCTGGTCGCCGGCGGGGGGCGCCCGGAAGGCTTCCCCGAGGGGAACTTCGTCGCCCCGACCGTGTTCGCCGATGTGCCGTCCGACGCCCGGATCTTCCAGGAGGAGATCTTCGGCCCCGTCGTCGCGATCACGCCGTTCGATGACTGGTCGGACGCGCTCGAACTCGCGAACAACACCAAGTACGGCCTGGCCGCGTACGTGTGGACCAACGACCTCAAGGGCGCCCACAACTTCGCTCAGTCGATCGATGCCGGCATGGTGTGGCTCAACTCCAACAACGTGCGGGACCTCCGCACCCCCTTCGGCGGTGTGAAGGCCTCCGGACTCGGCCACGAGGGCGGATACCGCTCGATCGACTTCTACACCGACCAGCAGAGCGTGCACATCACGCTCGGCGAACCGCACAACCCCACCTTCGGCAAGCAGTGA
- the glyA gene encoding serine hydroxymethyltransferase, giving the protein MTDPYFNAPLSEVDPEIAEVLERELNRQRTFLEMIASENFVPVSVLQSQGSVLTNKYAEGYPGRRYYGGCEEVDVAEELAIERAKSLFGAEFANVQPHSGATANAAVLHAIARPGDTLLGLSLDQGGHLTHGMKINFSGRLYDIVAYGVDPKTSTIDMDEVRRLALEHKPKVIIAGWSAYPRTLDFAAFRAIADEVGAYLWVDMAHFAGLVAAGLHPSPVPHAHVVSSTVHKTIGGPRSGFILTNDADLAKKINTAVFPGQQGGPLMHVIAAKATAFKLAGTPEFKERQERVVRGAAIIADRLSQQDVADAGIAVRSGGTDVHLVLVDLRDAEIDGKQAEDLLHEIHITVNRNAVPNDPRPPMVTSGLRIGTPALATRGFGDAEFTEVADIIALALQPGADVEALRTRVEALATAFPLYPDLQQ; this is encoded by the coding sequence ATGACCGATCCGTACTTCAACGCCCCGCTGTCCGAGGTCGATCCCGAGATCGCCGAGGTGCTCGAGCGCGAGCTGAACCGCCAGCGCACGTTCCTCGAGATGATCGCCTCGGAGAACTTCGTGCCCGTCTCGGTGCTGCAGTCGCAGGGCTCGGTGCTCACGAACAAATACGCCGAGGGCTACCCCGGTCGCCGCTACTACGGCGGCTGCGAAGAGGTCGACGTCGCCGAAGAGCTCGCGATCGAGCGCGCCAAGTCGCTGTTCGGCGCCGAGTTCGCCAACGTGCAGCCGCACTCCGGTGCCACGGCCAACGCTGCCGTGCTGCATGCCATCGCCCGCCCGGGCGACACCCTGCTGGGCCTCTCGCTGGATCAGGGCGGCCACCTCACCCACGGGATGAAGATCAACTTCTCGGGGCGGCTGTACGACATCGTCGCCTACGGGGTCGACCCCAAGACCTCGACCATCGACATGGACGAGGTGCGCCGTCTGGCACTGGAGCACAAGCCGAAGGTGATCATCGCCGGATGGTCGGCCTACCCCCGCACGCTCGACTTCGCCGCCTTCCGTGCGATCGCCGACGAGGTGGGCGCCTACCTGTGGGTCGACATGGCGCATTTCGCCGGTCTCGTCGCCGCCGGCCTGCACCCCAGCCCCGTCCCGCACGCGCACGTGGTCTCCTCGACCGTGCACAAGACGATCGGCGGCCCGCGCTCGGGCTTCATCCTCACCAACGACGCCGACCTGGCCAAGAAGATCAACACCGCCGTCTTCCCCGGTCAGCAGGGCGGCCCGCTCATGCACGTGATCGCGGCGAAGGCGACGGCGTTCAAGCTCGCCGGCACCCCGGAGTTCAAAGAGCGCCAGGAACGTGTGGTGCGGGGCGCGGCGATCATCGCCGATCGCCTCTCGCAGCAGGACGTGGCCGATGCCGGCATCGCCGTGCGCTCGGGCGGCACCGACGTGCACCTCGTGCTCGTCGATCTGCGCGATGCCGAGATCGACGGCAAGCAGGCCGAAGACCTGCTGCACGAGATCCACATCACGGTAAACCGCAACGCGGTGCCGAACGACCCTCGCCCGCCGATGGTCACCTCGGGTCTGCGCATCGGCACCCCGGCGCTCGCGACCCGCGGATTCGGGGACGCGGAGTTCACCGAGGTCGCAGACATCATCGCTCTGGCGCTCCAGCCGGGCGCGGATGTGGAGGCGCTGCGCACCCGGGTCGAGGCGCTCGCCACGGCGTTCCCCCTCTACCCCGATCTGCAGCAGTGA
- a CDS encoding DUF6882 domain-containing protein, protein MTFAALQSLADRASLFTALRQNALAEATDALGENKWDIDMAARTLTFTAADAPSRQLVARVDLIATIAPGPRSLLWGWAHPRGEADGPAAALRAYGEQHGIVELTTPEIPFPDETGEDVEAWVAQTAHTIGGVAVEIIGRSPYYSAPTGGGSRAVFLLDLPLPVLTVAQATTALPRIRDGLTIADERSAAWDLARLAGWGMQWADDAYSGAIVSDATGASTIRFDEHARISGIEAAATH, encoded by the coding sequence ATGACCTTCGCCGCCCTGCAGTCCCTTGCCGATCGTGCCTCGCTGTTCACTGCGCTGCGTCAGAACGCCCTCGCCGAGGCAACGGACGCCCTCGGCGAGAACAAGTGGGACATCGACATGGCGGCGCGGACGCTCACGTTCACGGCTGCCGACGCCCCGTCCCGACAGCTCGTCGCCCGCGTCGACCTCATCGCCACGATCGCTCCGGGCCCCCGGTCGCTGCTGTGGGGCTGGGCGCACCCACGGGGAGAGGCCGACGGCCCCGCCGCCGCGTTGCGCGCGTACGGGGAGCAGCACGGGATCGTCGAGCTCACCACGCCCGAGATCCCCTTCCCCGATGAGACCGGTGAGGATGTCGAGGCGTGGGTCGCGCAGACCGCTCACACGATCGGCGGCGTCGCGGTGGAGATCATCGGGCGCTCGCCGTACTACTCCGCCCCGACCGGCGGAGGGTCGCGCGCCGTGTTCCTGCTCGATCTCCCCCTGCCCGTCCTCACCGTCGCGCAGGCCACGACGGCGCTGCCGCGCATCCGTGACGGCCTGACGATCGCCGACGAGCGCAGCGCGGCGTGGGATCTCGCCCGGCTCGCCGGATGGGGCATGCAGTGGGCCGATGACGCCTACTCGGGCGCCATCGTCTCGGATGCGACCGGGGCGAGCACGATCCGCTTCGACGAGCACGCCCGGATCTCGGGCATCGAAGCCGCCGCGACGCACTGA
- a CDS encoding HpcH/HpaI aldolase family protein — MPFRLTPAPSFRDRLAEADRPLMGAWICSGSPIIAEVVAGSGLDWTLIDGEHSPIDLETMLALLQAVAPYPITPVVRVPANDAVRIKQVLDLGAQNLLVPMVDDAEQAAAAVAATRYPPRGIRGVGSALARAGQFNRIDDYLQRAHEITSLTVQIESAAAVGNARAIAETDGVDAVFVGPSDLAASMGLLGQQGHPDVVAAVTETIRVVRETGTPVGVNAFDPAMARRYLDAGADFALVAADVSILARATEKLAADWIPGAVDPERTGY; from the coding sequence ATGCCGTTTCGTCTGACCCCGGCCCCGTCGTTCCGCGACCGGCTCGCCGAGGCCGACCGCCCGCTCATGGGCGCCTGGATCTGCTCGGGCAGCCCGATCATCGCCGAGGTCGTGGCGGGTTCGGGCCTGGACTGGACCCTCATCGACGGCGAGCACAGCCCCATCGACCTCGAGACGATGCTCGCCCTGCTGCAGGCCGTGGCACCATACCCGATCACGCCCGTCGTGCGCGTGCCGGCGAACGACGCCGTGCGCATCAAGCAGGTGCTCGACCTCGGTGCGCAGAACCTGCTGGTGCCCATGGTCGACGATGCCGAACAGGCAGCCGCCGCCGTGGCCGCCACCCGCTATCCGCCGCGGGGCATCCGCGGCGTCGGCAGTGCTCTGGCGCGCGCCGGGCAGTTCAACCGGATCGACGACTACCTGCAGCGCGCGCACGAGATCACCTCGCTCACCGTGCAGATCGAGTCGGCCGCGGCCGTCGGCAACGCCCGCGCGATCGCGGAGACCGACGGAGTGGATGCCGTCTTCGTCGGACCCAGCGACCTCGCAGCTTCCATGGGCCTGCTCGGGCAGCAGGGGCATCCCGACGTCGTGGCGGCCGTGACCGAGACGATCCGCGTCGTGCGCGAGACGGGCACGCCCGTCGGCGTGAACGCCTTCGACCCCGCCATGGCACGGCGATATCTGGACGCCGGCGCCGACTTCGCCCTCGTCGCGGCCGATGTGTCGATCCTCGCGCGCGCCACCGAGAAGCTCGCCGCCGACTGGATCCCCGGCGCCGTCGACCCGGAGCGCACCGGCTACTGA
- a CDS encoding GntR family transcriptional regulator: protein MSTVADGADTTTAAEGSKSERAYAWMRERISAHAFGPGYRLVLSSIADELGMSVVPVREAVRRLEAEGLVTFERNVGARVTLVDEGEYAHTMQTLGLVEGLATALSAPLLDAAALDRAEAVNDRMQRLLEHFDAHVFTDLNKQFHSALYEACPNPHVLDLVHRGWHRLSSIRDTTFASVPGRAQHSVEEHAEILDLIRSGADPLEIELAARNHRWRTMDAFLRARHPEREQIPTEGRS from the coding sequence ATGAGCACCGTCGCGGACGGCGCCGACACGACCACCGCCGCCGAGGGGAGCAAGTCCGAGCGCGCCTATGCGTGGATGCGCGAGCGCATCTCGGCGCACGCGTTCGGACCGGGGTACCGGCTCGTGCTGAGCTCGATCGCCGATGAGCTGGGCATGAGCGTCGTGCCCGTGCGCGAGGCCGTGCGTCGCCTGGAGGCGGAGGGGCTGGTGACGTTCGAGCGCAACGTGGGCGCGCGCGTGACGCTCGTCGACGAGGGCGAGTACGCGCATACCATGCAGACCCTCGGTCTCGTCGAGGGTCTGGCCACGGCGCTGTCGGCCCCTCTGCTCGACGCCGCGGCGCTGGACCGTGCCGAGGCGGTCAACGACCGGATGCAGCGGCTGCTCGAGCACTTCGACGCGCACGTGTTCACCGATCTGAACAAGCAGTTCCACTCGGCCCTGTACGAAGCATGCCCGAATCCGCATGTGCTCGATCTCGTGCATCGTGGATGGCATCGCCTCTCGAGCATCCGCGACACGACGTTCGCCTCGGTGCCGGGGCGCGCCCAGCACTCCGTCGAGGAGCACGCCGAGATCCTCGACCTCATCCGCTCCGGCGCCGACCCGCTCGAGATCGAGCTGGCCGCGCGCAACCACCGCTGGCGCACCATGGATGCCTTCCTGCGCGCCCGGCACCCCGAACGCGAACAGATCCCCACGGAAGGACGATCATGA